The window CTCCTCGTTCAAATCCAGCAACATATACTGGAGTATTTGATGACATTAGAGATTTATTTGCAGATTCTCAAGAATCAAAAATTCGTGGTTATAAAAAAGGTAGATTTAGTTTTAATGTCCCAGGGGGAAGATGCGAAAATTGTCAAGGAGATGGAATTATTACAATTTCTATGCAATTTTTGCCATCTGTTGAAGTTGTGTGTGAGATTTGCGATGGTAAAAGATACAATGAAGAAACTTTGTCAATTAAATTTAAAGGAAAATCTATTTCAGATGTTTTAGAAATGAATGTTGAAGAGGCATGCACCTTTTTTGCAAATCAACCAAGCATAAAAGATAAACTGGATACAATTTTAGAAGTAGGTTTAGGTTATATTAAACTTGGTCAAAGTGCAACAACTTTATCTGGAGGAGAAGCACAACGTATTAAATTGTCAACCCATTTGTTAAAAAGACAAACAGGAAAAACATTATTTTTACTAGATGAACCAACTACAGGCTTACATATTGATGATGTTAGTAGATTAATTAAAGTTTTGAATCGTTTAGTAGATTTGGGAAACACCGTTTTAACTATTGAACATAATTTGGATTTTATTAAAGTTTCTGATTATATTATTGATCTTGGTCCAGAAGGAGGAGTTGGTGGTGGTAATGTTATTGCTACTGGAACTCCAGAACAAATTGCAAAAGTAACTGGAAGTTATACAGGTTATTATTTAAAATCATATTTAGAAAATAATTAAATGATTTCAGTAAATAAAGAAATAATTCCAGTCTTAAAAAGATTTGCAAATGAATATAATTTAAATAAAGTTTTAACAAGAGATAATCTTAATAATTCATTTGATGTCATAAACATTGTGGGAACAAATGGTAAAGGATCAACTAGCTTTTATTTATCGCAAGGTTTAAAAACAAGTTTTAATAAAGTAGGTTTGTTTTTATCGCCCGCTTTTATCTATCACAATGAAAGAATACAAATTAATAATGAACCAATTTCTGATTTGGATCTTTTAAGAATAATTAAACAAATTGATGATGATATAATTCAATTCAATTTAACATTTTTTGAAATATGAACTTTAATTGCTGCAATTTATTTTAAAGAAAATAATATAGATATAGCAATTTTAGAAGCGGGAATAGGTGGAGTTTTAGATTCTACAAATTTATTCTCAAGACAAGTATTAACTTGTCTCACATCGGTATCATTAGACCATCAAGAAATTTTAGGTAATACTGTTGAAGAAATAATAATGCAAAAAATAGGTATAGTTAAATTTCAAAAGCCAATTATAATTTCTATGGATAATTATGAATATTATGATTTAATTAGATATAAATTAAGAACAATTACAAATAAGATATATTTAGCAAATATTTGTAGTGAAGATTATATCTTTCAAAAAGGTAATAAAGGTTTAGTAAAAGAAGCTTTAATTTTCTTTAAAATTAATAATTTTGAATGTTTAAATCTTGCACCGCCATTAGGAAGAATGACAGTTTTGCAATCAAAACCATTATTAGTTATAGATGGAGCACATAATGTTAATGCAATAGAAAAACTTACAATACAATTTAAAGATACAGAAAATTTAAATGTTATTTGTGGTTTTAGTAAAGAAAAAGACACAAGTAAAATGTATAAGATTCTTACTAACAATTTTAAAAATGTAACAAGGATAAGTTTTAATCACATAAAAGCAGAAACTGGTAATTATCCAAACTGAGAAATTGTTTTGCAAAAATTAATGAATGAGAATGAAAATGTATTAATTTGTGGAAGTCTTTATTTTATTCCGCAAGTGTATGAGTGATATATTAAGGGGTAGTTATAATGTTGTATGTTTTAACAAATTTATTCGCTGTTTTTGGTGTAATTATTTTATTTGTTATAAGTTTAAGTTTAGAAAAATGAACTTTTAAAAAACTTTCCATTAGAATAATTTCTATTATGGGGATAATGACTGCGCTATCTGTGATACTAACAAATTTGATATCATACAACATTCCATTAATGGGAAATAAAATAATGCTAGCATTAGGGGATTGAATTTTATTTTTAAATGGTATGATTTTTGGACCTATTGCGGGAATAATTACAGCCGTGGCAACAGACTCTATTGGATCTGTAATTAATGTTGGTGGTGGCTATCATGCGGGTTTTA of the Spiroplasma endosymbiont of Labia minor genome contains:
- a CDS encoding Mur ligase family protein — its product is MISVNKEIIPVLKRFANEYNLNKVLTRDNLNNSFDVINIVGTNGKGSTSFYLSQGLKTSFNKVGLFLSPAFIYHNERIQINNEPISDLDLLRIIKQIDDDIIQFNLTFFEIWTLIAAIYFKENNIDIAILEAGIGGVLDSTNLFSRQVLTCLTSVSLDHQEILGNTVEEIIMQKIGIVKFQKPIIISMDNYEYYDLIRYKLRTITNKIYLANICSEDYIFQKGNKGLVKEALIFFKINNFECLNLAPPLGRMTVLQSKPLLVIDGAHNVNAIEKLTIQFKDTENLNVICGFSKEKDTSKMYKILTNNFKNVTRISFNHIKAETGNYPNWEIVLQKLMNENENVLICGSLYFIPQVYEWYIKG